The Candidatus Eremiobacterota bacterium nucleotide sequence AACCTATGGAGGAAGTGCCTGAGAATGTGGCCCATATCCTGGAAAAAAGGGCATTCCCCCAGGATAAGCTCATCTGGATTATTGAGACCATCATGGAGAACAACAGGAGCTTCTTTGCTTTTTCCGTCACTTATGCACCCTATGCTTACGACCGCGAAACAAGGCTCATGGACCTTTATTACTTCAGGAAAAACGGCGAGCTTACCCTCCGGACAACAGAAGAGAAGCCTTTTAATTACCTCTATGAGGACTGGTTTATCATCCCGCAGATGCTCCACAGGCCCTGCTGGTCCGAGCCCTATTATGATGAGAACGGGGGGGAGATCGTAATGGCCACTTACTCTGTTCCCTTCTACCGTCATGTGGAGGGGAAAGAGGTCTTTGCTGGCGTGGTGTCCGTTGATATTTCCCTCGAGTGGCTCCAGAATATGGTGGAGCAGATAATGTCCACCTTCAAGATGGAAGAGAAGCGCGGGAGTCTCGACCGGTTCTGGGATTCCATCCTGCTCCCCGCTCAAAGGCAAAGCGATACCCTGAATCCTATTGATTACAGCTTCCTTATCTCGAAAAACGGCACATTTCTCACTGTCCCGAGAAAAGAGCTCATCATGAACGAGACAATCTTCAGCCTCGCGAGGAGCAAGAATGACGGGGAGCTTCGCAAGATAGGAAAAATGATGGTGGCAGGGGAAACAGGCTTCCTCAAGTATATGAACCCTGACAGAGACAAGGAAAATATATTCAGCTTCGGGCCTCTCACCAGGAGCCGCTGGTCCCTGGGCATCGTCTGGAACACCGCGGTGATGGAGCATGACATGAAGCAGCTCACTGCTTCAATGACAGTTCTCGGCATAATTGGTTTCCTCATTCTTCTCACGATGATAGTGAAAATCTCCAGGAGCATCACCAGGCCCCTCTCGCTGCTTTCAAAGGTCAGCGGCGAGATTGCCAAGGGAAATCTCGATGTGGTTCTCCCCGTTATCAGGGAACACGACGAGGTGGGAGATCTCGCGGTGAGCTTTTCCACGATGCGCGATTCCCTCAAGTCCTATATCAAAGAGCTCACCGAGACCACGACAGCCCGCGAA carries:
- a CDS encoding SpoIIE family protein phosphatase, which produces MRKNRGLAFRMSLSILASCTLIFAGIMVYYYLSSMHHLRKEMERQAMLLTTQSLYHMDSILEPMEEVPENVAHILEKRAFPQDKLIWIIETIMENNRSFFAFSVTYAPYAYDRETRLMDLYYFRKNGELTLRTTEEKPFNYLYEDWFIIPQMLHRPCWSEPYYDENGGEIVMATYSVPFYRHVEGKEVFAGVVSVDISLEWLQNMVEQIMSTFKMEEKRGSLDRFWDSILLPAQRQSDTLNPIDYSFLISKNGTFLTVPRKELIMNETIFSLARSKNDGELRKIGKMMVAGETGFLKYMNPDRDKENIFSFGPLTRSRWSLGIVWNTAVMEHDMKQLTASMTVLGIIGFLILLTMIVKISRSITRPLSLLSKVSGEIAKGNLDVVLPVIREHDEVGDLAVSFSTMRDSLKSYIKELTETTTARERMRSELVIAHAIQMGLVPTKFPPFPDRSELDIDAVLLPARDIGGDLYNYFFIDENHLCLVIGDVAGKGIPAALLMAKMQTLIKTAAGGCLKPEEIVAAANREFSVNNEECMFVTLFCAIFDTAGGELAYSNAGHNPPILVKNDGTVTFLPDAGNTAVGLNEDEVFQEQRISLSAGECLVMYTDGVTEAFSVDDKEFSTTRLAEVVGKVEKATATQVKEAVLGEIRAFTQGAEQSDDITIMVLRYLGEKAAKTKESL